The DNA region AAAGCATTCGGTGTGCACCCCTACTCAATGCAACTGCGTTTAGAGCGGGCTGAAATTATTGCGGGCAACCTCGCCAATGTCGATACCCCAGGGTTTAAAGCTAGGGATATTGATTACAACAGTGTGATGCAGGATGTGCAACAGCAGGTACAACTCACATCGGGCAGCCACGTGGATATGACCACTGAACACCCGCTGATGTATCGCATCCCTTATCAGCCGTCAGCGGATGGCAACAGTGTTGAGCTGAATGTTGAACAGGCGAATTTTGCCAAGAACACCATGGATTTTCAGACCAGCATGACCTTCCTCAACATGAAGATTAACGGGCTGTACAGCGCCATTAAAGGGAAATAGTAATGTCTTTTAACAATATCTATGACATCAGTGGCAGTGCGATGAATGCGCAGGTGATGCGCCTGGATACCATAGCGTCCAACTTGGCAAACGCCGACACCGCCGCGCCCAGCGCCGATACTGCTTATCATGCGCTCAAACCGGTGTTTTCAGCACTGTACCAGGCCGGAAATGGTGAGGACAGCAGCAATGTGGCGGCTAGTGTCCGCATGTTGGGGGTGGTTTCGTCTGATCGCCCCGCCGAACAGCGTTATGAACCGAACAATCCTTTGGCAAATCAAGATGGCTATGTTTTTTACTCCAATGTGAATTCTTTGGAGGAGATGGCCGACATGATGTCAGCTTCCCGTAGTTACCAGACCTCGGTCGAAGTGATGGGAAAGGTGACCAGTATGCAGCAAAGCATTTTAAAACTCGGTCAGTGATGAGGAACCGCAATGAGTGTTGATAGCGTAAATTCCGCAGCATCGACTGCCAATAGCAGCAGTAGTAATCCGGTGATTGCGAGCAATGGTGAAGATCTTTCCAACATGTTTCTTAACCTGTTGGTGGCACAGATAAGTCATCAGAATCCGTTAAATCCACAGGATGGTACTCAGTTTGTTAGCCAGTTGGCCCAGTTCAGTAGCTTAGAGTCGCTGCAAAGCATTAAGCAAAACACCGCGGCTAATCAGACTTCACTGAATACATTGCAGGTGCTGGAAGCCACCAAATTGGTTGGGACGGATGTCAATGTGCAGAGCAGTTCTCAAGTGCTGGAACAGCCTGGGAATATTAAAGGACAGGTGAATCTGCCAACGGCGGTGGACTCTGTTACCGCCCAGCTCTATAACGCCGATGGCGAACTTATTGAGCAGCAGCAATTGCCCTACAGTGGGCAGGGAACCCTGGATTTCCAATTTGATGATCAAGATGCGGGTGTGTACACCGTCAAGGTTTATGCCAAGTCCAATGGCCTTACCGCTAACCTGCAACCTTGGCTAAGTGGCCAGGTCGAGCGGGTATCCGTGGGGCAATCTGCGGATGATATTTTGTTGCAGGTAAATGGCTTAGGTAATTTTAATCTGTCTGATATCAATCAGTTAGTCACTCAGAGTTAACCATTAAGGAAGCGAGTTATGTCGATGTTTCAAATTGGCCTGAGTGGCCTGAAAAGCACTCAGACCGCGCTGGAAGTTACCAGTAACAATATTTCCAACTCGTCAACGTCAGGCTTTAAGACGGGGAGCACCGAGTTTGC from Shewanella dokdonensis includes:
- the flgB gene encoding flagellar basal body rod protein FlgB, whose translation is MQLRLERAEIIAGNLANVDTPGFKARDIDYNSVMQDVQQQVQLTSGSHVDMTTEHPLMYRIPYQPSADGNSVELNVEQANFAKNTMDFQTSMTFLNMKINGLYSAIKGK
- the flgC gene encoding flagellar basal body rod protein FlgC, translated to MSFNNIYDISGSAMNAQVMRLDTIASNLANADTAAPSADTAYHALKPVFSALYQAGNGEDSSNVAASVRMLGVVSSDRPAEQRYEPNNPLANQDGYVFYSNVNSLEEMADMMSASRSYQTSVEVMGKVTSMQQSILKLGQ
- a CDS encoding flagellar hook assembly protein FlgD, with protein sequence MSVDSVNSAASTANSSSSNPVIASNGEDLSNMFLNLLVAQISHQNPLNPQDGTQFVSQLAQFSSLESLQSIKQNTAANQTSLNTLQVLEATKLVGTDVNVQSSSQVLEQPGNIKGQVNLPTAVDSVTAQLYNADGELIEQQQLPYSGQGTLDFQFDDQDAGVYTVKVYAKSNGLTANLQPWLSGQVERVSVGQSADDILLQVNGLGNFNLSDINQLVTQS